From Synergistes jonesii:
GGCGCCCATGTCCTGCATCGAAGCGATCATATTTTTGTCGAGCAGCTCTAAGCAGCACTCTATGAGGAGCTTTTCTTCGAAGGGGTCGCCTATCTGTATTTGCGGCTTGCTCGCCCTTGCATCCTCGTCGAGCTCGCGCGACGCGAAGGAGGCGCCGGCTATCCCGTCGCGCCCGGTCTTGGAGCCGAGCAGCACCGCGCAGTCTCCTGGCTTCGCGGTCTGAGAGCTCGCCATCTTGTCGAGACGCACGAAGCCGGCGCTGAAGGCGTTCACCAGCGGATTGTCATTATAGGCCGGCGAATAAAACGTTTTGCCGCCGACTACGGGGACGCCTACCGCGTTGCCGTAGGCGCCGATGCCCTCGACTATGCCCTTGGCGAGATTCCGCGTCTTGCAGAGGTTCGCGTCGCCGAAGAAAAGGCCGTCCATCGAGACCGAGGGGCGTGCGCCCATCGCGATGATGTCGCGGATTATGCCGCCGACTCCCGTGGCCGCGCCCTGGAACGGGGCGACGGCCGAAGGATGGTTGTGGCTTTCGACCTTGAAGGCGAAGCCCCAGCCCTCGCCCATATCTACGACGCCGGCGTTCTCGCCCTGCCCCTGAAGCACGTATCTGCCCTTCGACGGGTAAGTGCGCAGCAGCGGACGCGTCGATTTATAGCTGCAATGCTCCGACCACATTACGCCGACGAGCTCCAGTTCAAGGGCGTTCGGCTCGCGTCCGAGCAGTTCTGTTATCCTTTTATATTCTGATTCTGAAAGTCCGACTTCGCGAAAGCCCATTTCTAAGCACCTCTTTCTGCAAAATCACGCGCTATCGAAAGCCAGAAAGCGCCGCCGTCGGAGCCGCCGTTTAAGTGAGCCACAGTCGAGCGCTCTGGGTGCGGCATAAGTCCTAAAACGTTCCCCTCTTCGTTGCAGATGCCGGCGATGCCGTTCAGCGCCCCGTTCGGCGCGAACCTTTCGCCGGCCTCTCCGCTCACGGGGTCGGCGTAGCGGAAGACCACACGCCCGTCATCTTCCAGCTGCCGGAGTTCCTTTGGCGGCAGGAAGTAAAGTCCCTCGTGGTGGGCGATGGGGTACTGCACTATCCCGCCCTTTTTGAGTCCGGAGGTGAAGCGGTTCTCCGTCTGCTCGACGCGCAGCCAGCATTTTCTGCAGATGAAGGTCGTGCTCGTATTCGCAAGCAGCGCTCCCGGCAGCAGCCCGCTCTCCGTCAGCACCTGAAAGCCGTTGCAGATGCCGAGCAGGCGCCTGCCGGCGGCGGCGTGGCGGCGGACGGCGCCGATGATCGGCGAATGCGCCGCCATCGCGCCGGAGCGCAGATAGTCGCCGTATGAGAAGCCGCCGGGCAAAATAACGAGGTCCGGCTCGGAGGCGAATTCTCGTTCCTCATGCCAGACCATATCGACGGGCGTTTTAAGCGTTTCGCTGACCGCGCGCCGCACGTCGCGGTCGCAGTTGCTTCCGGGAAAGACAACGACAGCCGTTCTCATCGCTATGCTTCCCGCAGCGAGATGCTGTAAGTTTCTATCAGGTCGTTCGCCAAGAGGTCGCAGCACATCTCCTTCACGCGCTCCGCGGCTGCCTCTCCGTTGTCGGCCTCCAGCTTCATCGTAACGATTCTTCCCACGCGGACGTCGCTTACATCGTAGCCGAGTTGGCCGAGCGTCTTTTCCACGGCCTTGCCCTGTGTGTCAAGAACTCCCATGCGCGGGGTGATCACGGCCTCTGCATGAAAAATCATGAAAAACTTCCTCCTTGAGATTTCTTTTTACTTTTAACTCATCGCAGCAAAATTATCTATAACTTGGTTGATAATATAGTTTAAATCCCTTTAAATGTCAATATATTTAACGCGTCGGCGCGGTTGTCGCAGATATTTTTTAATTGACCGGCCGATTTGTACCTTCAATAGACGCGATGTGATCATTATAAACAGGAATGCGTCGATCTGTTTGCGTTAATCTGTTAAAGCGTCCTATCGGCTCGGCAAATCGGCGTTGATAAACGTTTTCGCAAAATAAGCAAAATAAATAATTAATATATGAGTTTTTAATAATTTAAAGACTAAAGGTTTGAAAATTGACTGAACGTAAAATACCATTATAATAAAGCTTGAGCGAAGATTCAGCCGCTCAAATAAAAGGGAGGTAGATATACACCATGAAACTGAGTAAGCGCACCGCAATAGTCGTTATGTTAGTCTTGTGCACCGCGCTCTTCGCGTCGGCCGCGGCGTTTGCGGCCGAAGAAATCAAGGTAGGAGCGCTCTTCCCGCTGACGGGGCCGGCCGCGGTCTCCGGACAGAACTGCGTCAATTCCGTGCTGGCCGCCGCCGACGTCATCAATACTAAGAATCCCGACATCAAAGCCCCGCTCGCGGCCGGCGAAGGGCTTGTGGGCGGCAAGTACGTCATCAAAATAGTGCCGGCGGACCACCAGGGCAAGCCCGACGTCGCAAAGTCCGAAGCGGAACGCCTCTACAATCAAGAGAAGGTCTTCGCGGTGATCGGATGCTACAACAGCTCCGCGACGAAGCCCGCGAGCGCGGTCGCCGAACGCGCGAAAAAAATATTCCTCTGCGGCTGCTCGAGCTCGGCCGCTCTGACGGAGCGCGGTTATAAATATTTCTTCCGCCATGCTCCGACCGACGCTATCGAATCCGTCGAGTTCGTGGACTATATCGCCTATCTCAACAAAGAGAAGAACGCCGGCATAAAGACGCTCGGCGTGATCTATGAGAACACCGAATTCGGAAAGCACGCCGCCGACGAGGCG
This genomic window contains:
- the purS gene encoding phosphoribosylformylglycinamidine synthase subunit PurS, giving the protein MIFHAEAVITPRMGVLDTQGKAVEKTLGQLGYDVSDVRVGRIVTMKLEADNGEAAAERVKEMCCDLLANDLIETYSISLREA
- the purQ gene encoding phosphoribosylformylglycinamidine synthase subunit PurQ; the protein is MRTAVVVFPGSNCDRDVRRAVSETLKTPVDMVWHEEREFASEPDLVILPGGFSYGDYLRSGAMAAHSPIIGAVRRHAAAGRRLLGICNGFQVLTESGLLPGALLANTSTTFICRKCWLRVEQTENRFTSGLKKGGIVQYPIAHHEGLYFLPPKELRQLEDDGRVVFRYADPVSGEAGERFAPNGALNGIAGICNEEGNVLGLMPHPERSTVAHLNGGSDGGAFWLSIARDFAERGA